The segment ACTTCTAATAATTAGGTTCCCGCTATTTAGATAACTCCTGGCATTTTCAAAACCCAGGTCAGTACAAATCTGTACTAAGTCCCTCATTGAGACCATAATATTCCCTCCGACATTTATCCCTCGAAGAAAAATGATAAAAATATCCTTAGATTCCATAATTATTCCTAAATTCTTCAATCCTATATTTAATAAGGATAGTAAATTAGATTTGAGGTAATAATGGTATGATTATTGTGTAATAAGGGTAGATAATCAATTAATTACTACGCTTAAACAACTAATCAATTGTATTTTCGATTATTCTCTTCATGATTCTGCAATAATTTTCCGGTTACAGAGACCCTTTATATTTTTGCAAACAAGTTTCATAAGTAAACTGTTATTCACAGGAAAAAAATGGAGCATCAATATGAAATATTTAGATAATATGCCGATGAAACGCAAGCTAATCGGCTCCTTTTTACTTATTGCACTGGGTCTTTTTATCGTAGGGTTAATTGGATATCTGGGAGTTACGACTTCTGATGCCTGTGCCGATGCTATTTATGAAGATCAGTTTTTACCAACCTACCAATTGGAGATAATTGCACAAGAAATTTCAGAAATAAGAGGAAATTCTTTACTATATTATTCAACACCAGAAACTAGAACAGCGATATTAAAGAAAAATGAGGCACTTATTGCAGATATCGATGCAAATATTTCAGAATATAAATCTCAGGTTGTTGATAATGAAGATCAGGAATTATATTCAGCATTAATGAAATCATGGTCTACCTATAAAAACGCTCTTTCGACCTTTTATAACAATGTAGACTCTGGTGATGTAAATGCAGCAAAGGTTGCATTAAATTCCGGTGACCTCATTACACAGAAAAACATCATCGATGACACGATGCAGAAATTCAATCAAATGAAATTGAGAGAGGCTAAAGCCGCATATGATCTCAGTAACAACAATGTCTTTCTGATTAGCAATGAAATTATTGTCGGTCTATTCATTGGTATAGTTCTATCACTCGTTCTTGGTTTTCTCATCAGTCAAAGCATTTCAGTTCCACTTTCAAAGGCAGTCTATAATCTAAAAGAGATGAGCACAGGACATCTCAATACCAGGCTCAAATTAAATAGAAAAGATGAGATTGGAGAACTTGCTGATGTTATGGATACATGGTCTGATGGCCTTCAATTCGGAATTCTGGATGGACTAAAACGTATTGCTGCAGGAGATATGTCGGTTCATTTTCCTCCAAAGGATGAACAGGATGAAATTGCGATTGTTTTCAATAAATTAGTCGAATCAATAAGTTCTGTGGTTACTGACATCAATAAACTCATTCATGAAGCAGAGGAGGGAAATTTACGTTTACGAGGTGACCCGACTCATTTTACCGGAGCATATAGGGAGATAATTGCCGGTATAAACAATATGCTCGAAACGATAATGACTCCAACAAATGAGGCATTACGAGTCTGTGAGCTTTTTTCTCAGGCTAAATTTTCGACGCGGTTTAATGAGCAGATACAAGTAAAGGGGGACTTGATAGCTTTAAAGATGGGTCTCAATAATGTTGGTATAGAAATATCAAAAGCAATTGAAGAGATTTCAGGACAGGTAAATTCACTATCAGCTTCGTCTGTTGAAGCAGCTGCAAGTGTTGAAGAGATAACAGCAGGCTCGGCATCTCTTGCTCATAGTGCTTCTATGGTCAGTTCACAATCTACTAGTTCAGTTCAGGCAATTGAGCAAATCCATGCTGCTATGGAAGATTTATCTACATCAGTATCCACGGTTGCTACCAAGGTTGATTCAGTAAGTCGTTTGTCTCAGGAGACAGATATTGCATCAAGACAAGGAATCGAACAGGCTGCTGTAGCTGAAAATGGAATTACTACAATAGATGGTGCTGTTCATGATGTAGAAGCAATTATTCTTGAAATCAAAGGACAAATGAGTGAAATTGGTAAAATTGTAAATATAATTACTGATATTGCAGATCAGACAAACTTACTTGCTTTAAATGCCGCAATTGAAGCTGCCAGGGCTGGCGAAGCCGGCATGGGTTTTGCAGTAGTAGCCAATGAAGTTAAAACCCTAGCCCTGGA is part of the Methanospirillum lacunae genome and harbors:
- a CDS encoding HAMP domain-containing methyl-accepting chemotaxis protein, whose amino-acid sequence is MKRKLIGSFLLIALGLFIVGLIGYLGVTTSDACADAIYEDQFLPTYQLEIIAQEISEIRGNSLLYYSTPETRTAILKKNEALIADIDANISEYKSQVVDNEDQELYSALMKSWSTYKNALSTFYNNVDSGDVNAAKVALNSGDLITQKNIIDDTMQKFNQMKLREAKAAYDLSNNNVFLISNEIIVGLFIGIVLSLVLGFLISQSISVPLSKAVYNLKEMSTGHLNTRLKLNRKDEIGELADVMDTWSDGLQFGILDGLKRIAAGDMSVHFPPKDEQDEIAIVFNKLVESISSVVTDINKLIHEAEEGNLRLRGDPTHFTGAYREIIAGINNMLETIMTPTNEALRVCELFSQAKFSTRFNEQIQVKGDLIALKMGLNNVGIEISKAIEEISGQVNSLSASSVEAAASVEEITAGSASLAHSASMVSSQSTSSVQAIEQIHAAMEDLSTSVSTVATKVDSVSRLSQETDIASRQGIEQAAVAENGITTIDGAVHDVEAIILEIKGQMSEIGKIVNIITDIADQTNLLALNAAIEAARAGEAGMGFAVVANEVKTLALESQHSAENIGKIIASLQNQSERAATAMNNATSEVEKGSTAITDTIKFFHTIATQINQISDHMTEVASLSEEEAASVEEVTASFSEIKTLAIESAKEAEQSAAASQEASSALSQVSTIVSNLSVIASRINEATLKLNG